CATCGGCTTCAACTTCTTTTGCCCACTCATTACGGTATTCAGCAAAAAGTAGCGATACTGTTGACAGTATCCCTAAACGACCGTTTTCAGCCATTACCTTTATCAGGTTTTGACCTTGCTCATTGACTTGCTCACCGCATACTTTTATAAAAAGTGAGGCAAGTTGTGTACTCGCGAGAGTACCATTAAGCAGTGGCTTTATTGATTCGTTTTCACTTACCAATGAAGCGAAAGTTAACATTTCTGTCCAACTTTCTACTGCTTTATGCTCAACAGCAAAATCAAAAGCTGCCTTTGCGTAAGGGCGAGCGATGGTGCTTAATTCAGCCATAACTCAACTCCCTTAATCAAATTTCAGCAACAAGTTTATTAACTATGTCACTGTGGGCTTCTGGATCTATCACGCGTTCAAGAATTTTCTCTGCACCAGCGATAGCTAGTAGAGCAACTTGCTTACGCAAATCATCTTTCACGCGATTACGTTCGTTTTCAATTTCTGCTTGACCCTGGGCGATAATTTTAGCTCGCTCAGTTTGCGCTTCAACTTTAGCTTCTTCAACGATTTGAGCCTTACGCTTA
The nucleotide sequence above comes from Shewanella sp. Arc9-LZ. Encoded proteins:
- the atpH gene encoding F0F1 ATP synthase subunit delta, producing the protein MAELSTIARPYAKAAFDFAVEHKAVESWTEMLTFASLVSENESIKPLLNGTLASTQLASLFIKVCGEQVNEQGQNLIKVMAENGRLGILSTVSLLFAEYRNEWAKEVEADVVSATELSSEQQQQISVSLEKRLARKVKLNCSIDASLIGGVIIKSGDLVIDGSVSGKLSRLSEKLQS